Proteins co-encoded in one Pelodiscus sinensis isolate JC-2024 chromosome 9, ASM4963464v1, whole genome shotgun sequence genomic window:
- the LOC142830643 gene encoding uncharacterized protein LOC142830643 — protein MAASLAARGHQRSREQVRCKIKDLRQSYSRACLPGADPEACPHFHALDRILGPHAVPAPRDVIDPGAEGPLLETEEEEEGSESQEPAASLPRTRDPRGTPQSRSPASSEAGEASTSAAPGPAGRTTPPAAAARAWASRTARNQEDYQRRHLRFLDRQLRLQDHWVQEDLRLRQRSLEALEEQGRALRGHLQSLLDRFPFPPPPAPPLAPPLAPPAPPLAPPLAPPAPPAPPASAPASAPASSTPPVLSAPPSTTISHRRPRTRSVNDSSEESKIPN, from the exons atggctgccagtctggccgccaggggccaccagcgcagccgggagcaggtgcgctgcaaaattaaggacttgcggcagtcctactcccgggcctgcctgccaggggctgacccggaggcctgcccccacttccatgccctggaccgcatcctggggcctcatgccgtccctgccccccgggacgtgattgaccccggggcagagggaccgctcctggagacggaggaggaggaggagggctctgagagccaggagcctgccgccagccttcccaggacccgggacccccgaggcaccccacagagccgctcgcctgcatcatcagaggccggggaggcgtccacct ctgcagcaccggggcctgcagggcgcaccacaccgcctgcagcagccgcccgcgcctgggcaagcaggacagccaggaaccaggaggactaccagaggcggcatctccggttcctggaccgacagctccgtctccaggaccactgggtccaggaggacctcaggctgcgccagaggagtctggaggccctggaggagcagggccgtgccctgcgaggccacctccagagcctgctggaccgctttccatttcctcctccccctgctccccctcttgctccccctcttgctccccctgctccccctcttgctccccctcttgctccccctgctccccctgctcctcctgcttccgctcctgcttccgctcctgcttcctccacaccccctgtcctctctgcccccccctccacaaccatttcccaccgacgcccccggacccgcagtgtg AATGATTCCAGTGAGGAGTCCAAAATTCCAAActag